A genomic stretch from Rhizobium brockwellii includes:
- a CDS encoding M10 family metallopeptidase C-terminal domain-containing protein yields the protein MSDIIEAALTSVETGDSADVSPSGNPNIDPLLSGTRWTSATLTYSFPAQGSSCSYYPSGGFEYPGVGLGPWWAQHVGFTAAQQDATRSALAMVSSYTGLNFTEVTETATDHAILRFSQLKTVYDSDAPPIENFDSTMFNAPGHTPEAGDAWFSQDNFFFGQPVKGNFGFLDIMRGVAQTLGLDQGGHSADDSIFFGADHSFGYYAGDQSQQSFMPADIAALQYLYGPNFTTNGGDTTYSWDPTTGEQFHNGVGQGAPATNTIYGTVWDGGGVDTYDLSNYSSDLKIDLAPGAMSTFSESQLAVRNLSASNIITPPEGNIANALLYNNDPRSLIENAKGGSGADTILGNIAANTLNGGGGNDALSGKEGNDTLNGGAGNDGLLGGAGNDILRGGAGADVLYGDDQPAGVGLGSGSVTKPVGNAISSFATALDISNSFSVFADANVQDSTTVPHVTINLPDEEAYSEGYYRVHLNAGTTLTLDVDGLPYGTYSQVGLYDSAHALVAFNKAMGGQLDPGSASGTDSFITFTVATTGDYYITHSGNGKMAHQLHVSADGPVSPIGMGSGEVVKSATLDLSSADKALDLTDRFSLGANANIANATSLPHVTVDASTGENGFDYYHLRLLAGTTVTFDIDSTSPSVTTDTNIRLYASRGLDLAYNDDMTGPLDPGSTNVKDSHLTFTVQNTGDYYLVVDNYYNRAYDYQLHVSVDVPSHGAVASGNDTASYSDATQAVTASLADSSVNSGDAAGDKYFSIENLTGSDYNDTLIGDRLANILSGGKGDDRMSGGGGDDIFSGGAGADTIVFAGKYADYQWNSDLHTITSTAEGKDTYGLDVEFAQFSDRTIDLGTGEPPPVNTAPTNIQLSKMVVAEDTPQWTTLGLLSAFDGDGDTLKFKLIDDADGQFSLKGDRLVTAKAFDFEAKSSFAITVEVSDGTVSVDKTFAISVKDVAEPAVNTAPHDLKLSRTSIKENIKIGSSAGLFSATDAEGNTIKWSLLDDADHFKIVGNKLQTTAAIDYETIADHALTITAQATDSLGASTVKSFTIDIQNVAEPVLAVAAHHGMLM from the coding sequence ATGTCTGACATAATTGAAGCCGCACTTACATCAGTCGAAACAGGTGATAGCGCAGACGTAAGCCCCTCGGGAAATCCAAATATCGACCCGCTTCTTTCGGGTACACGTTGGACGTCTGCGACCCTGACCTACAGCTTCCCTGCTCAAGGTTCTTCCTGTTCCTATTATCCGTCTGGCGGCTTCGAATATCCGGGCGTCGGACTTGGGCCCTGGTGGGCGCAGCATGTCGGCTTCACCGCCGCTCAGCAGGACGCGACCCGCTCCGCCCTTGCCATGGTCTCCTCTTACACCGGCCTCAACTTTACCGAAGTGACCGAAACGGCGACCGACCACGCCATTTTGCGATTCAGCCAGTTGAAGACCGTCTATGACAGCGACGCTCCACCCATCGAGAATTTCGATTCGACGATGTTCAATGCGCCCGGCCACACGCCCGAGGCGGGCGACGCCTGGTTCAGCCAGGATAATTTCTTCTTCGGCCAGCCGGTAAAGGGCAATTTCGGCTTTCTGGACATCATGAGGGGCGTGGCGCAGACCCTCGGCCTGGATCAGGGCGGGCACAGCGCCGACGATTCCATCTTCTTCGGAGCCGACCATTCGTTCGGCTATTACGCGGGAGACCAGTCGCAGCAGAGCTTCATGCCGGCGGATATCGCCGCTCTTCAATATCTCTACGGCCCCAACTTCACCACCAACGGCGGCGACACGACCTATTCATGGGACCCGACCACCGGCGAGCAATTCCACAACGGTGTCGGCCAGGGCGCGCCGGCGACAAACACGATCTACGGCACGGTCTGGGATGGCGGCGGCGTCGATACCTACGATTTGTCGAACTACAGCAGCGACCTCAAGATCGACCTCGCCCCGGGTGCGATGTCGACTTTCTCCGAAAGCCAGCTGGCCGTTCGCAATCTTTCGGCGAGCAACATCATCACCCCGCCCGAGGGTAATATCGCCAACGCGCTGCTCTACAATAACGATCCACGCTCGTTGATCGAGAATGCCAAGGGCGGATCCGGAGCCGATACGATACTGGGCAACATCGCTGCCAACACATTGAACGGCGGCGGCGGCAACGATGCGCTCTCGGGCAAGGAGGGCAACGACACACTGAACGGCGGAGCCGGCAATGACGGACTGCTGGGCGGGGCCGGCAACGACATCCTTCGCGGCGGCGCGGGCGCGGACGTGCTCTACGGCGACGACCAGCCTGCGGGCGTTGGCCTCGGCAGCGGCTCGGTGACGAAGCCTGTCGGCAACGCGATCTCGTCCTTCGCCACGGCGCTCGATATCTCCAACAGCTTCAGCGTCTTTGCCGATGCCAATGTCCAGGATTCGACCACGGTCCCGCATGTCACGATCAACCTGCCCGACGAAGAAGCCTACAGCGAAGGCTATTATCGCGTGCATCTCAACGCCGGGACGACGCTGACGCTCGATGTCGATGGCCTGCCTTACGGGACCTACAGCCAAGTCGGCCTCTACGACTCGGCGCACGCGCTGGTCGCCTTCAACAAGGCGATGGGTGGACAGCTCGATCCCGGCTCGGCCAGCGGGACCGACTCCTTCATCACCTTTACCGTCGCCACGACAGGCGATTATTACATCACGCATTCCGGCAACGGCAAAATGGCGCACCAGCTTCATGTCTCGGCGGATGGCCCGGTTTCGCCGATCGGCATGGGCAGCGGCGAGGTCGTCAAATCAGCCACGCTCGATCTTTCCTCCGCTGACAAGGCGCTCGATCTGACGGATCGCTTCAGCCTGGGCGCCAACGCCAACATCGCCAACGCCACCTCGCTGCCGCATGTGACGGTCGACGCCTCAACCGGTGAGAATGGCTTTGACTACTACCATCTCCGGCTCCTTGCCGGCACCACCGTTACCTTCGACATCGACAGCACGTCGCCGAGCGTGACCACGGACACGAACATCCGCCTCTACGCCTCGCGCGGGCTCGACCTCGCCTACAATGACGATATGACGGGGCCGCTCGATCCGGGATCGACGAATGTAAAAGATTCCCACCTGACGTTTACGGTCCAGAATACCGGCGACTATTACCTGGTGGTCGATAATTACTACAACAGGGCCTATGATTATCAACTGCACGTCTCGGTGGATGTGCCAAGCCATGGTGCCGTCGCTTCCGGCAATGACACCGCCTCCTATTCGGATGCGACGCAGGCCGTGACTGCCAGTCTCGCCGACTCCTCGGTCAACTCGGGAGATGCGGCGGGAGACAAGTATTTCTCGATCGAGAACCTCACCGGCTCCGACTACAACGACACCCTTATCGGCGACAGGCTCGCCAATATCCTGAGCGGAGGCAAAGGCGACGACCGGATGTCGGGCGGCGGCGGCGACGACATTTTTTCCGGTGGCGCTGGCGCCGACACGATCGTCTTCGCCGGCAAATACGCCGATTACCAATGGAATTCGGATCTTCACACCATTACCAGCACTGCGGAAGGCAAGGATACTTACGGCCTCGATGTTGAATTCGCGCAATTCTCAGATCGCACGATTGATCTCGGAACCGGCGAGCCGCCTCCGGTCAACACCGCTCCTACCAACATCCAGCTCTCCAAGATGGTTGTCGCCGAGGACACGCCGCAATGGACGACGCTCGGCCTGCTTTCGGCCTTCGACGGCGACGGCGACACGCTGAAATTCAAGCTCATCGACGACGCCGACGGGCAGTTCTCGCTGAAAGGTGACAGGCTGGTCACCGCCAAGGCCTTCGATTTCGAGGCGAAGAGTTCCTTCGCTATCACCGTCGAGGTCTCGGACGGCACAGTGTCGGTCGACAAGACCTTTGCCATCTCGGTCAAGGATGTCGCCGAGCCCGCAGTCAACACCGCCCCGCACGATCTCAAGCTCTCGCGCACGAGCATCAAGGAAAACATCAAGATCGGCTCGTCGGCCGGCCTGTTTTCAGCCACCGACGCCGAGGGCAATACGATCAAGTGGTCGCTGCTCGACGACGCCGATCATTTCAAGATCGTCGGTAACAAGCTGCAGACAACGGCGGCGATCGACTACGAGACCATTGCCGATCACGCCCTGACAATCACTGCCCAGGCCACCGACAGCCTCGGCGCATCGACCGTCAAGTCCTTCACCATCGACATCCAGAACGTCGCGGAGCCCGTCTTGGCGGTGGCAGCCCATCACGGAATGCTTATGTGA
- a CDS encoding helix-turn-helix transcriptional regulator has translation MASNISPDVFSSVLGQIYECVLFPERWPATIETIRRLLPGISSLDFEQPCLPALAADAAGQGNRGDRDIGIATRPALDAILIGHLERAAAIGRIARDRAIASELHEANVDGWESGVLLVDEALYLIRANRAGESMIEGGNPVRLRHGCLELRPASAQKALEQAVAKATAETGASGAPINFIAVDGAGIPAVIQVIAVREDLRPPLPVRQSAVAIVLVSPMATRSPPQKALGALYGLTPAETRVLQLLGEGSTLADIARTLQSKRSTVKTHLLRIFAKTSTNRQADLVRLVHSLSSPV, from the coding sequence ATGGCATCAAATATTTCGCCGGATGTATTTTCGTCCGTGCTTGGGCAGATTTACGAATGTGTACTCTTTCCGGAACGCTGGCCTGCCACAATCGAGACTATCCGGCGCCTCTTACCTGGTATTTCAAGCCTAGACTTCGAACAGCCCTGTCTGCCGGCATTGGCAGCCGACGCTGCCGGTCAGGGCAACAGGGGTGACCGCGATATCGGGATCGCCACCCGGCCGGCCCTCGATGCCATCCTGATCGGGCACCTCGAGCGGGCTGCGGCGATCGGCCGCATCGCCCGCGACCGGGCGATCGCATCCGAGCTGCATGAGGCCAATGTGGATGGCTGGGAAAGCGGGGTTCTTCTCGTCGACGAGGCGCTTTACCTCATTCGCGCCAACCGGGCCGGCGAGAGCATGATCGAAGGCGGTAATCCGGTGCGTCTGCGGCATGGATGCCTGGAACTCAGGCCGGCCTCGGCGCAGAAGGCGCTCGAGCAGGCCGTGGCAAAGGCGACCGCCGAAACCGGCGCATCAGGGGCGCCGATCAATTTCATCGCTGTCGACGGCGCCGGCATTCCGGCTGTGATCCAGGTGATTGCGGTGCGCGAGGATTTGAGGCCGCCGCTTCCCGTGCGGCAATCAGCAGTCGCCATCGTGTTGGTCTCGCCGATGGCCACGCGCTCGCCGCCGCAGAAGGCGCTGGGCGCGCTTTACGGCTTGACGCCGGCTGAGACCCGCGTCCTCCAGCTTCTGGGGGAGGGATCGACGCTGGCCGACATTGCCCGCACTCTGCAATCGAAGCGCTCGACGGTGAAGACGCATCTGCTGCGGATTTTCGCCAAAACCTCCACGAACAGGCAAGCCGATCTCGTGCGGCTCGTCCATTCCCTGTCCTCACCGGTGTAG
- a CDS encoding helix-turn-helix transcriptional regulator — protein sequence MNVHPPLQLTSHLVGMIYDCVLEPVKWEAFVSELLRELDFSYGLLSISAFPEGNAIFGVSVGIEGPWMERLPGYWADIMEIWGGDARIQQYPLEEPILQSQIADGRRLKANPYYSGWFAPQGYIDAVAIGLERNPHMVSSLALGRHASAGPVGESELGLLRLLAPHLRRAISIAQQLELQSIAASAYASVVERLPVGVLLVDELMTIIHANPTAESLLSQPSPFRSAGNRLAVRAGGAEALEQAIAKAASDEAALGRSGGAGIPVRHADGAAYVVHVLPLRQRQSRGALCLPASAALFLVPAGSQSPLPSEPVTQLYGLSPAETRIFELIVNGETPKAIAKQLGLSANTVKTHVRNIFAKTGTRRQADFARMAASLRVLL from the coding sequence ATGAATGTTCATCCGCCGCTTCAACTGACCTCGCATCTCGTCGGCATGATCTATGACTGCGTTCTCGAACCGGTAAAATGGGAGGCCTTCGTCAGCGAGCTGCTGCGTGAGCTGGATTTTTCCTATGGCCTGCTCAGCATCAGCGCTTTCCCCGAAGGCAACGCCATCTTCGGCGTCAGCGTGGGCATCGAGGGGCCGTGGATGGAAAGGCTGCCGGGCTACTGGGCCGATATCATGGAAATCTGGGGCGGCGACGCGCGGATCCAGCAATACCCGCTGGAAGAACCCATCCTGCAATCGCAGATCGCCGATGGCCGCCGGCTGAAGGCCAATCCCTATTACAGCGGTTGGTTCGCGCCGCAGGGCTATATCGACGCCGTGGCGATAGGGCTGGAGCGTAACCCGCATATGGTCTCCAGCCTGGCGCTCGGGCGTCACGCTTCGGCCGGTCCGGTGGGCGAAAGCGAACTCGGCCTGCTTCGTCTGCTCGCGCCGCATCTGCGCCGCGCCATCTCCATTGCCCAGCAGCTGGAGCTGCAGTCGATCGCGGCATCCGCCTATGCCTCGGTGGTCGAGCGCCTGCCGGTCGGCGTGCTGCTCGTGGACGAACTGATGACCATCATCCATGCTAATCCGACCGCCGAAAGCCTGCTGTCCCAGCCCAGTCCGTTCCGCTCGGCCGGCAACCGGCTGGCGGTGAGGGCCGGGGGTGCTGAAGCGCTCGAACAGGCCATCGCCAAGGCCGCATCCGACGAGGCAGCCCTAGGCCGAAGCGGTGGCGCCGGCATTCCCGTGCGCCATGCCGACGGCGCGGCCTATGTCGTGCATGTCCTGCCGCTGCGCCAGCGCCAGAGCCGCGGCGCGCTCTGCCTGCCGGCGTCGGCCGCTCTCTTCCTGGTGCCGGCCGGCAGCCAGTCCCCGCTGCCGAGCGAACCCGTGACGCAGCTCTACGGCCTAAGCCCGGCGGAGACCCGAATCTTTGAGCTGATCGTCAACGGCGAGACGCCGAAGGCAATCGCCAAACAGCTCGGCCTTTCCGCCAACACCGTCAAGACGCATGTCCGCAATATCTTCGCCAAGACGGGAACGCGCCGGCAGGCCGATTTCGCCCGCATGGCCGCCTCGCTTCGCGTGCTGCTTTGA
- a CDS encoding VOC family protein, which produces MQLSLELFVEAPETSIGFYRRVLGFESQGSSSTEYTMLKNGDAVIAINSRSVLSTDHPLRINTGQRAGLGVEIVLKVADVEGAYRAAKESGWTVSDLALQPWGLRDFRLIDPDGYYVRVTSRHPS; this is translated from the coding sequence TTGCAACTGAGTCTAGAGTTATTTGTCGAAGCGCCTGAGACATCGATTGGTTTCTATCGGAGGGTTCTCGGCTTTGAGAGCCAGGGCTCGTCGAGCACCGAATACACGATGTTGAAAAACGGTGATGCGGTGATCGCGATCAATTCGCGTAGCGTCCTTTCGACCGATCATCCGCTACGGATCAATACCGGCCAGAGAGCTGGCCTCGGCGTCGAAATCGTCTTGAAGGTCGCGGACGTCGAGGGTGCCTATCGCGCGGCAAAAGAGAGTGGCTGGACGGTCTCCGATCTTGCTCTACAGCCTTGGGGGCTGCGTGACTTTCGCCTTATCGATCCCGACGGCTATTATGTCAGAGTGACCAGCCGGCATCCGAGCTGA
- a CDS encoding dienelactone hydrolase family protein: protein MQITRLAFGLLLIAIVQPNPAAHADELVRFDSAVTKPSPFLERKAKEQGVSLPQAQATHLLGYLSRPEGDGPFPAVVVMHGCGGIRPNTKTYWPQRLTSWGYVVLVVDSFTTRNIDNTCDRYLPDRVFDAYGALDFLSTYTFVDARRVGLMGFSAGGIATLEATKAEGNEQFMDRKFKAAVGYYPVCAPHEGDATVPTLILNGELDDWSPAERCRQRVSHLSGKGPPIELNVYPGAYHDFDSPYVAVAKTAYGHREEYNATAAEQSFSSVRAFLDKYLSN from the coding sequence ATGCAAATCACAAGGCTTGCTTTCGGACTTTTGCTCATCGCTATCGTGCAGCCTAACCCTGCGGCTCACGCTGACGAGTTGGTGCGGTTCGATAGCGCAGTCACAAAGCCAAGTCCATTCCTGGAACGCAAGGCGAAGGAACAAGGTGTCAGTCTCCCGCAGGCCCAAGCTACGCACTTGCTGGGATATCTGAGCCGACCAGAGGGAGATGGTCCCTTTCCGGCCGTCGTTGTCATGCACGGTTGCGGAGGTATTCGGCCGAATACCAAGACTTACTGGCCACAGCGGTTGACCTCATGGGGATACGTCGTGCTGGTGGTCGACAGCTTCACTACCCGCAACATTGACAACACTTGTGATCGCTATCTTCCCGACCGGGTGTTCGATGCCTACGGGGCTCTCGATTTCCTATCGACATACACCTTCGTTGACGCCCGACGTGTGGGGCTGATGGGCTTCTCGGCTGGTGGAATCGCAACACTGGAAGCCACGAAAGCCGAAGGCAACGAGCAGTTTATGGATCGAAAGTTCAAGGCTGCCGTCGGGTATTATCCAGTTTGCGCTCCGCATGAGGGCGATGCGACGGTGCCAACTTTGATCCTAAATGGCGAATTGGACGATTGGAGCCCCGCCGAAAGGTGTCGGCAGAGGGTTTCTCACCTTAGTGGCAAAGGTCCGCCAATCGAACTCAACGTCTATCCGGGTGCATATCATGATTTCGATTCCCCTTATGTCGCGGTGGCAAAGACGGCATACGGCCATCGCGAAGAATACAATGCGACGGCGGCCGAGCAGTCCTTTAGCAGCGTTCGAGCATTCCTGGACAAGTACCTCTCCAACTGA
- a CDS encoding LysR family transcriptional regulator — protein sequence MDKLAGMAMFVRVIDNGSFAAAAEIAQVSPAMVAKHIKTIETRLGAKLIHRTTRRHQLTEVGQLYYERCKRALSEVALAEASASELQSAPRGRLRLVAPVSFGTQVLVPALIEYQNAYPDVSIELSLDNNVHDLVGEGFELGIHIGPISDSSLVARPLTPYRRILAASPDYLASQGRPASPEALTNHLCLGHAYWRMRDRWHLVGPEGEIRDVSISGKFSTNQGAALRMAALSGAGIVLQPELLLAADIAEGRLEQVLPEWSYKPVPMSLIYAPNRRPTAMLRTVIDFLVERFG from the coding sequence ATGGACAAGCTGGCCGGCATGGCGATGTTCGTCAGGGTTATCGACAATGGCAGTTTCGCCGCCGCCGCCGAGATCGCGCAAGTGTCGCCTGCCATGGTTGCCAAGCACATCAAGACGATCGAGACCCGGCTCGGGGCGAAGCTGATCCATCGCACCACGCGACGCCATCAGCTCACAGAGGTCGGCCAGCTCTATTACGAGCGCTGCAAGCGCGCCCTTTCCGAAGTGGCGCTGGCCGAGGCTTCGGCGAGCGAGCTGCAATCGGCGCCACGCGGCCGGCTTCGGTTGGTGGCACCCGTCAGCTTCGGGACGCAGGTCCTGGTGCCGGCGCTGATCGAGTACCAGAACGCCTATCCCGACGTCAGCATCGAGCTATCGCTCGACAACAATGTCCATGACCTCGTCGGCGAGGGGTTCGAGCTCGGTATCCATATCGGCCCGATCTCGGACAGCAGCCTCGTCGCCCGCCCGCTGACGCCCTACCGGCGGATTCTCGCTGCCTCGCCGGACTATCTTGCCAGCCAGGGCCGGCCGGCCTCGCCGGAGGCCCTGACGAACCATCTCTGCCTCGGCCACGCCTATTGGCGCATGCGGGATCGCTGGCACCTGGTCGGGCCGGAGGGCGAAATACGCGATGTATCGATTTCCGGAAAATTCTCGACCAACCAGGGGGCAGCGCTTCGCATGGCCGCGCTCAGCGGCGCGGGAATCGTGCTGCAGCCGGAACTGCTGCTCGCTGCCGATATCGCCGAAGGACGGCTTGAGCAGGTGCTGCCAGAATGGTCCTACAAGCCTGTACCGATGTCCCTCATCTATGCGCCGAACCGTCGGCCGACAGCGATGTTGCGGACGGTGATAGATTTCCTGGTGGAACGGTTTGGCTGA
- a CDS encoding 4-oxalocrotonate tautomerase has protein sequence MPILHLQMHPGRTDDQKRAFAREATKAAVETLACPPESLEILITEIAKDSWAVGGKLKSEA, from the coding sequence ATGCCTATTCTTCACCTGCAGATGCATCCCGGCCGCACCGACGATCAGAAACGCGCCTTCGCGCGCGAAGCGACCAAGGCGGCCGTCGAAACCCTGGCGTGCCCGCCGGAATCGCTGGAAATCCTGATAACGGAGATCGCCAAGGATTCGTGGGCGGTCGGTGGCAAGCTGAAATCTGAAGCCTGA
- a CDS encoding DUF982 domain-containing protein — MCWNTSSAFTPVGFALRGPASRKIVWTLGDAARLLINDWPCDDGEEYVAAVKACVDALSGKIAPEQFREALLRAADEAGIAALSLVRQGVGERRPDLPSSAQR, encoded by the coding sequence ATGTGCTGGAACACATCATCAGCATTCACGCCGGTTGGGTTTGCTTTGCGAGGCCCGGCATCTCGCAAGATCGTATGGACGCTGGGCGACGCGGCGCGTCTCCTGATCAACGATTGGCCTTGCGATGACGGCGAGGAATATGTGGCTGCCGTGAAAGCCTGCGTCGACGCATTGAGCGGGAAGATCGCCCCGGAACAATTCCGCGAAGCGCTTCTGCGTGCGGCCGATGAAGCGGGTATTGCTGCACTATCGCTCGTCCGGCAGGGAGTGGGAGAGCGACGACCGGACCTTCCGTCAAGCGCGCAAAGATAG